Proteins encoded together in one Pantoea sp. CCBC3-3-1 window:
- the panC gene encoding pantoate--beta-alanine ligase: MLIIETLPMLRREIRRWRQEGKRIALVPTMGNLHEGHMTLVDEARARADIVVTSIFVNPMQFERPDDLARYPRTLQEDCEKLNRRKVDLVFAPAPGDIYPKGLSEQTFVDVPGLSTLLEGASRPGHFRGVSTIVSKLFNLVQPDLACFGEKDYQQLALIRKMVADMGYDIDIVGVPTIRAKDGLALSSRNGYLTADERKIAPVLSEVMNSMAERLSNGERHVDEIIADADAALAVKGLRADGLAICDADTLLPLNVDSQRAVILMAAWLGKARLIDNKQVDLTQ, encoded by the coding sequence GTGCTAATTATTGAAACCTTGCCCATGCTGCGTCGCGAGATCCGCCGCTGGCGGCAGGAGGGTAAACGTATTGCGCTGGTGCCGACGATGGGCAATCTGCACGAAGGGCATATGACGCTGGTCGACGAAGCCCGGGCGAGAGCTGACATCGTGGTGACGTCCATTTTCGTTAACCCGATGCAGTTTGAGCGTCCTGACGATCTGGCGCGCTATCCGCGCACGCTACAGGAAGACTGCGAAAAGCTGAACCGCCGCAAAGTCGATCTGGTTTTTGCACCAGCGCCTGGCGATATCTATCCAAAAGGATTGAGCGAGCAGACGTTTGTTGATGTACCTGGCCTGTCCACGCTGCTGGAAGGTGCCAGCCGTCCGGGGCATTTTCGCGGCGTCTCAACCATCGTCAGTAAGCTTTTCAACCTGGTGCAGCCGGACCTCGCCTGCTTTGGCGAAAAAGATTATCAGCAGCTGGCGCTGATCCGCAAAATGGTGGCGGATATGGGCTATGACATCGACATTGTCGGCGTGCCGACCATTCGTGCTAAAGATGGCCTGGCACTCAGCTCCCGCAATGGCTATTTAACCGCAGACGAGCGTAAAATTGCGCCAGTACTAAGCGAAGTCATGAACAGCATGGCCGAGCGGTTGTCCAATGGTGAACGGCACGTTGACGAAATCATTGCCGATGCTGACGCCGCGCTGGCGGTAAAAGGGCTGCGAGCTGACGGCCTGGCGATTTGCGACGCCGACACGCTGCTGCCGCTTAACGTCGACAGCCAGCGAGCGGTGATCCTGATGGCGGCCTGGTTAGGCAAAGCCCGCCTGATTGATAACAAGCAGGTAGATTTAACGCAGTAA
- the pcnB gene encoding polynucleotide adenylyltransferase PcnB codes for MFTRVANFCRKVLSREGEAPAEIAEVQQMTVIPRDRHTISRKDISENALKVLYRLNKAGYEAYLVGGGVRDLLLGKKPKDFDVTTNATPEQMRKLFRNCRLVGRRFRLAHVMFGPEIIEVATFRGHHEAEQLADDRNSSQRGQNGMLLRDNIFGSIEDDAQRRDLTINSLYYSVADFSVRDYVGGLNDLQQGIIRLIGVPETRYREDPVRMLRVIRFAAKLDMSIAAETAEPIPRLATLLHDIPPARLFEETLKLLQAGYGYSTYLQLREYQLFQPLFPTITRYFTEKGDSNMERMIVQVLKNTDNRIHNQMRVNPAFLFAAMFWYPQLEAAQKIAQESGLAYYDAFALAMNDVLDEACRSLAIPKRITTLVRDIWQLQLRLSRRHGKRAWKLMEHPKFRAAYDLLALRAEVENNQELLRLSAWWGEFQVAAPPQQKTMLNTLGDDPVPRRRTRRPRKRVPGPRRDGNSNNV; via the coding sequence ATTTTTACCCGAGTTGCTAATTTTTGCCGAAAAGTTTTGAGCCGCGAAGGCGAGGCACCAGCCGAAATTGCTGAAGTGCAACAGATGACCGTTATCCCTCGCGATCGTCATACTATTTCGCGCAAAGATATCAGTGAAAATGCCCTCAAGGTACTGTACCGCCTGAACAAAGCGGGCTATGAAGCCTACCTTGTCGGCGGTGGCGTCCGCGATCTGCTGCTGGGCAAAAAACCAAAAGATTTTGACGTGACCACCAACGCCACGCCGGAGCAGATGCGTAAACTGTTCCGCAACTGCCGTCTGGTTGGCCGTCGCTTCCGCCTGGCACACGTGATGTTTGGCCCCGAAATTATCGAGGTTGCCACCTTTCGTGGTCATCACGAAGCGGAACAGCTGGCGGACGATCGCAACAGTTCTCAGCGTGGCCAGAACGGTATGCTGCTGCGCGACAACATTTTCGGTTCGATTGAAGATGACGCCCAGCGCCGCGATTTGACCATCAACAGCCTTTATTACAGCGTGGCCGATTTCAGCGTGCGCGATTACGTTGGCGGCCTGAACGATCTGCAACAGGGCATTATTCGTCTGATTGGCGTGCCGGAAACCCGCTACCGTGAAGATCCGGTGCGAATGCTGCGCGTGATCCGTTTCGCCGCCAAGCTGGATATGTCGATTGCGGCCGAAACGGCTGAGCCAATCCCGCGTCTGGCTACGCTGCTGCACGATATTCCGCCCGCTCGTCTGTTTGAAGAAACGCTGAAGCTGCTGCAGGCCGGTTACGGCTACAGCACTTATTTGCAGCTGCGTGAATATCAGCTGTTCCAGCCGCTGTTCCCGACCATTACCCGTTACTTTACGGAAAAGGGCGACAGCAATATGGAACGGATGATTGTGCAGGTGCTGAAAAACACCGACAACCGGATCCATAACCAGATGCGCGTTAATCCGGCCTTCCTGTTCGCAGCGATGTTTTGGTATCCGCAGCTGGAAGCGGCGCAGAAAATTGCGCAGGAAAGCGGGCTCGCCTATTACGACGCTTTCGCACTGGCGATGAATGACGTGCTGGACGAAGCCTGCCGCTCGCTGGCCATTCCAAAGCGTATTACCACGCTGGTACGGGATATCTGGCAGCTGCAGCTGCGCCTGTCTCGCCGTCACGGTAAACGCGCCTGGAAGCTGATGGAGCATCCTAAGTTCCGTGCGGCTTACGATCTGCTGGCGCTGCGTGCTGAAGTTGAGAACAACCAGGAGCTGCTGCGCCTGTCTGCCTGGTGGGGCGAATTCCAGGTGGCCGCGCCGCCACAGCAGAAAACGATGCTGAATACGCTGGGAGACGATCCCGTTCCACGCCGCCGCACTCGCCGTCCGCGCAAGCGCGTTCCTGGCCCGCGCCGCGACGGCAACAGCAACAACGTATGA
- a CDS encoding ABC transporter permease, with protein sequence MTHLYWVALKSIWGKEINRFARIWIQTLVPPVITMTLYFIIFGNLIGSRIGDMHGFSYMQFIVPGLIMMAVITNAYANVASSFFSSKFQRNIEELLVAPVPTHVIIAGYVGGGVARGICVGVLVTAISLFFVPFHVHSWLMVAVTLLLTAILFSLAGLLNAVFARTFDDISLIPTFVLTPLTYLGGVFYSLTLLPPFWQMVSKLNPIVYMISGFRFGFLGISDVPLVFTLGVLIAFIVVFYLLVWVLIQRGRGLRT encoded by the coding sequence ATGACACATTTGTATTGGGTCGCCCTGAAGAGCATCTGGGGAAAAGAGATTAACCGCTTCGCGCGCATCTGGATCCAGACGCTGGTGCCGCCGGTGATCACCATGACGCTCTATTTTATTATCTTCGGCAACCTGATCGGTTCGCGGATTGGCGATATGCATGGCTTCAGCTATATGCAGTTTATCGTGCCGGGCCTGATCATGATGGCGGTCATCACCAATGCTTACGCCAACGTCGCCTCTTCCTTCTTCAGCTCGAAGTTCCAGCGCAATATCGAAGAACTGCTGGTCGCACCGGTGCCTACGCATGTCATTATCGCAGGCTATGTCGGCGGTGGCGTGGCACGTGGCATCTGCGTTGGCGTGTTGGTGACGGCCATTTCGCTGTTCTTCGTGCCGTTCCATGTTCACTCATGGCTGATGGTCGCGGTGACGCTGCTGCTGACGGCGATCCTGTTCTCGCTGGCTGGCCTGCTGAACGCGGTCTTTGCGCGTACGTTTGACGATATCAGCCTGATCCCGACCTTTGTGCTGACGCCGCTGACTTACCTGGGCGGCGTGTTCTACTCGTTAACGCTGTTGCCGCCTTTCTGGCAGATGGTCTCTAAGCTGAATCCTATCGTCTATATGATCAGCGGTTTCCGCTTCGGATTCTTAGGCATTTCCGACGTGCCGCTGGTGTTTACGCTGGGCGTACTGATTGCCTTTATTGTGGTGTTCTATCTTCTGGTCTGGGTGCTTATCCAGCGCGGGAGAGGGTTGAGAACCTAA
- a CDS encoding carboxymuconolactone decarboxylase family protein, giving the protein MSHLRLPYFQLSNDAYAGLAATKKALEKSTLGKVLIELVYLRTSQMNGCAFCLEMHAKSLRSSGVENAKIDALAGWRVSHHFNDKETAALQWTEALVNVGDTFAPDDYFAALKEHFSDSEISDLTFAVSLMSAFNRLAIGMRQ; this is encoded by the coding sequence ATGAGCCATCTTCGCCTGCCTTACTTTCAGTTATCAAACGACGCTTATGCCGGACTCGCGGCGACTAAAAAAGCGTTAGAAAAAAGCACGTTGGGTAAAGTGCTTATTGAGCTGGTTTATCTTCGCACTTCCCAAATGAATGGATGTGCTTTTTGTCTGGAAATGCACGCCAAATCGCTCAGGAGCTCGGGCGTGGAAAACGCTAAGATTGATGCACTTGCAGGCTGGCGAGTGAGTCATCATTTTAACGATAAAGAAACAGCGGCTTTGCAGTGGACAGAAGCATTAGTTAACGTCGGGGATACTTTTGCGCCTGATGACTATTTTGCAGCGCTGAAGGAACATTTTTCAGATAGCGAGATATCCGATCTTACTTTTGCCGTTTCTCTTATGTCCGCCTTTAACCGACTGGCTATCGGTATGAGGCAGTAA
- the hpt gene encoding hypoxanthine phosphoribosyltransferase, which translates to MKHTVEVMISEEEIAKRIAELGQQISENYRDSGSEMVLVGLLRGSFMFMADLCRKIDVSHEVDFMTASSYGSGMSTTRDVKILKDLDEDIRGKDVLIVEDIIDSGNTLSKVREILSLRQPKSLAICTLLDKPERREVEVPVEYVGFTIPDKFVVGYGIDYAQRYRHLPYVGHVVMLDE; encoded by the coding sequence ATGAAACACACTGTAGAAGTCATGATCTCTGAAGAAGAGATTGCCAAACGCATTGCTGAGCTGGGCCAGCAGATTAGCGAAAACTATCGTGACAGCGGCAGCGAAATGGTGCTGGTTGGCCTGTTACGCGGCTCCTTTATGTTTATGGCAGATCTCTGTCGCAAAATCGATGTGTCACACGAAGTCGATTTTATGACGGCTTCCAGCTACGGCAGCGGTATGTCTACCACGCGCGATGTAAAAATCCTGAAAGATCTGGATGAGGATATTCGCGGCAAGGATGTATTAATCGTGGAGGACATCATCGACTCCGGCAATACGCTGAGCAAAGTGCGGGAAATTCTCAGCCTGCGTCAGCCAAAATCGCTGGCGATTTGCACGCTGCTGGATAAGCCTGAACGTCGTGAAGTGGAAGTGCCGGTAGAATACGTCGGCTTTACGATCCCGGATAAGTTCGTGGTGGGTTATGGCATTGACTACGCCCAGCGCTATCGCCATCTGCCTTACGTAGGCCACGTGGTAATGCTGGACGAGTAA
- the can gene encoding carbonate dehydratase produces the protein MKDIETLISNNREWSRLLKEENPEFFERLSLAQKPRFLWIGCSDSRVPAERLTGLEPGELFVHRNVANLVIHTDLNCLSVVQYAVEVLQVEHIIICGHYGCGGVQAAVENPELGLINNWLLHIRDLWYKHSSSLKQLPTPEQRFNKLCEINVIEQVYNLGHSTIMQSAWKRGQDVKIHGWVYGIQDGHLHDLEVASSSMDDLEQRYHAGMANALKDLQNPN, from the coding sequence ATGAAAGACATTGAAACTCTCATCAGTAACAACCGCGAGTGGTCTCGCCTGCTGAAAGAAGAAAACCCGGAGTTCTTTGAGCGTCTGTCACTGGCGCAGAAACCTCGTTTTCTCTGGATTGGCTGTTCCGACAGCCGCGTACCTGCCGAACGCCTGACCGGTCTGGAACCGGGCGAGCTGTTCGTTCATCGCAACGTCGCAAACCTGGTTATTCATACCGATCTGAACTGCCTGTCCGTTGTGCAGTACGCTGTTGAAGTGCTGCAAGTCGAACACATCATCATTTGTGGTCACTATGGCTGCGGCGGTGTGCAGGCTGCGGTTGAAAACCCGGAACTGGGCCTGATCAACAACTGGCTGCTACATATTCGCGATCTGTGGTACAAGCATAGTTCGTCATTGAAACAGCTGCCGACGCCGGAACAGCGTTTTAATAAACTTTGTGAAATCAACGTGATTGAGCAGGTTTATAACCTGGGCCACTCAACGATCATGCAGTCTGCATGGAAGCGTGGTCAGGATGTCAAAATTCACGGCTGGGTTTACGGCATTCAGGATGGTCATCTGCACGATCTGGAAGTCGCCTCGTCCAGCATGGATGACCTTGAGCAGCGTTATCATGCCGGTATGGCTAACGCGCTGAAAGACTTACAAAACCCGAACTGA
- the cueO gene encoding multicopper oxidase CueO, translating into MQRRDFIKMTTAMAAASALPLWSRSLMAAQARPELPIPTLLSPDVRGVVNISAQQGQSVWAGQSVPTWGYNGGLLGPAIQLERGKPVKLNVHNTLPEATTLHWHGLELPGEVDGGPQALIAPGQTRSVSFTPDQPAATCWFHPHQHGRTGYQVAQGLAGLVLVKDDTAEKLLLPKLWGVDDIPVILQDKRLSMDGGKIDYKLDVMSAAVGWFGNTLLTNGAIYPQHPVPRGWLRLRLLNGCNARSLNISTCDRRAMYVVGSDGGLLAEPVKLTELAMLPGERFEVLIDTLDGKPFDLQTLPVRQMGMTLAPFDQPLPVLSIKPLQIMASGSLPDKLVDVPALPAQDGLKTRWLQLSMDPELDRRGMLALMERYGHAAMAGMSGDAHDNDNEIPHDTHHEMAGMKPSATPQDYDFSMGNKINGVAFDMNKPAFDVKQGVTEKWTISGEGDAMLHPFHIHGTQFRILSENGKPPAAHRSGWKDTVHVEGWRSEVLVRFDHLAAKEQAYMAHCHLLEHEDTGMMLGFTVSA; encoded by the coding sequence ATGCAACGCCGTGATTTTATTAAGATGACTACCGCGATGGCCGCTGCCAGCGCGCTGCCGTTATGGAGCCGTTCGCTGATGGCCGCGCAGGCACGCCCGGAGCTGCCCATTCCAACGTTACTGTCGCCAGACGTGCGCGGCGTAGTGAATATCTCGGCTCAGCAAGGTCAGTCGGTCTGGGCGGGGCAGTCGGTGCCGACCTGGGGCTATAACGGGGGGCTTCTCGGCCCGGCGATTCAGCTTGAACGTGGCAAACCCGTGAAGCTGAATGTGCATAACACGCTACCCGAAGCCACCACTCTCCACTGGCACGGTCTCGAACTGCCGGGAGAGGTTGATGGCGGGCCGCAGGCACTGATTGCGCCAGGCCAAACGCGTAGCGTCAGCTTCACACCTGACCAGCCTGCGGCCACCTGCTGGTTCCATCCTCATCAGCATGGCCGTACGGGATATCAGGTTGCACAGGGGCTGGCAGGATTAGTGCTGGTCAAAGACGATACGGCTGAAAAACTGCTGCTGCCTAAACTGTGGGGCGTCGATGACATCCCCGTTATTCTTCAGGATAAAAGGCTGAGCATGGACGGCGGCAAGATAGATTACAAACTTGACGTGATGAGTGCCGCCGTCGGCTGGTTTGGTAACACCCTGCTGACGAATGGCGCGATTTATCCGCAGCATCCGGTTCCGCGTGGCTGGCTGCGGCTACGGTTGCTGAACGGCTGCAACGCCCGTTCGCTGAATATCTCTACCTGTGACCGCCGCGCCATGTACGTCGTCGGCAGCGACGGCGGCCTGCTGGCCGAACCAGTAAAGCTAACCGAGCTTGCGATGTTGCCTGGGGAACGTTTTGAAGTGCTGATTGACACCCTGGACGGCAAACCTTTCGATTTACAAACGCTGCCGGTCAGGCAGATGGGCATGACGCTGGCGCCGTTCGACCAGCCGTTGCCGGTGCTCAGCATCAAGCCGCTACAGATCATGGCCAGCGGCTCGTTGCCGGACAAATTAGTCGACGTTCCGGCGCTTCCTGCACAGGACGGGCTGAAGACGCGCTGGCTACAGCTGTCGATGGATCCCGAGCTGGACCGCCGCGGCATGCTGGCGCTGATGGAAAGATACGGTCACGCGGCGATGGCAGGCATGAGCGGCGATGCTCATGATAATGATAATGAGATACCTCACGACACGCATCATGAGATGGCCGGCATGAAACCGTCAGCCACGCCGCAAGATTATGATTTCAGCATGGGCAATAAGATTAACGGCGTCGCTTTTGATATGAATAAGCCCGCTTTTGACGTTAAACAGGGCGTAACGGAGAAATGGACGATTTCGGGCGAGGGTGACGCGATGCTGCATCCTTTCCATATTCACGGCACGCAGTTCCGTATTCTGTCGGAAAACGGCAAGCCGCCAGCCGCGCACCGTAGCGGCTGGAAAGATACGGTTCACGTCGAAGGCTGGCGTAGCGAAGTGCTGGTGCGCTTTGATCATCTGGCCGCCAAAGAGCAGGCGTATATGGCGCACTGCCATCTGCTGGAACATGAAGATACCGGCATGATGCTTGGGTTTACGGTGAGTGCCTAG
- the panB gene encoding 3-methyl-2-oxobutanoate hydroxymethyltransferase, with translation MKPTTVSTLLQWKKSGQKFASITAYDFSFARLFADEGIQVMLVGDSLGMVVQGHDSTLPVTLADIVYHTQAVRRGAPSALLLADLPFMTYATPEQTFASAAELMRAGANMIKLEGGKWLCETVKQLTERAVPVCGHLGLTPQSVNVFGGYKVQGRSSEAADALLADALALEAAGAQMLVLECVPVALAQRVTDTLTIPVIGIGAGNVTDGQILVMHDAFGITGGHIPKFAKNFLAETGDMRAAVRQYDAEVKAGTYPADEHSFY, from the coding sequence ATGAAACCGACTACGGTCTCTACCCTTCTCCAGTGGAAAAAAAGTGGGCAAAAGTTTGCCTCCATTACCGCCTACGATTTCAGCTTTGCCCGCCTGTTTGCCGATGAAGGGATTCAGGTGATGTTAGTGGGCGATTCGCTGGGAATGGTGGTCCAGGGACACGATTCCACCCTGCCCGTCACGCTGGCTGATATTGTTTATCATACCCAGGCCGTACGTCGCGGCGCACCTTCCGCCTTACTGCTCGCCGACCTGCCGTTTATGACGTATGCCACGCCGGAACAAACCTTTGCCAGCGCGGCAGAACTGATGCGCGCAGGCGCAAATATGATCAAGCTTGAAGGCGGCAAATGGCTGTGCGAGACGGTAAAGCAGTTGACCGAACGTGCGGTGCCGGTTTGCGGCCACCTTGGCCTGACGCCGCAATCGGTTAATGTCTTTGGCGGCTATAAGGTTCAGGGACGCAGCAGCGAGGCGGCGGATGCGCTGCTGGCCGATGCGCTGGCGCTGGAAGCCGCAGGCGCGCAGATGCTGGTGCTGGAATGCGTTCCCGTTGCGCTGGCGCAGCGTGTTACCGACACCCTCACCATCCCGGTTATCGGCATCGGTGCGGGCAACGTTACCGACGGCCAGATTTTAGTGATGCACGACGCGTTTGGCATCACCGGCGGTCATATCCCCAAATTCGCCAAAAACTTCCTGGCTGAAACAGGTGATATGCGGGCAGCCGTGAGGCAATATGATGCAGAAGTCAAAGCGGGAACCTACCCGGCCGATGAACACAGTTTTTATTAA
- a CDS encoding cystathionine gamma-synthase family protein: MATPHSKKTHLGTRELQPETQMLNYGYDPALSEGAVKPPVFLTSTFVFNTAEEGRDFFDYVSGRREPPEGEGNGLVYSRFNHPNSEIVEDRLAIYERTESAALFSSGMSAISTTLLAFVEPGDAILHSQPLYGGTETLLTKTFRKLGVATVGFADGVTEASVQAAAAEAMQQGRVSVILIESPANPTNSLVDIALIKRVADAIEKQQQHRPVIACDNTLLGPVFQRPTEHGADLSLYSLTKYVGGHSDLIAGAVMGNKTLIKQIKSLRSAIGTQLDPHSCWMIGRSLETLSLRMEKANDNAAAVAEFLRTHSKIEKLHYLSFLAADSAAAQTFKNQCSGAGSTFSFDVVGGQEAAFKLLNTLQLFKLAVSLGGTESLASHPASTTHSGVPADVRARIGINEATVRVSIGIENKDDLIEDLRLALAEV, encoded by the coding sequence ATGGCTACCCCGCATTCCAAAAAAACCCACCTCGGTACTCGTGAGCTGCAACCTGAAACACAAATGCTGAATTATGGCTACGATCCGGCGCTGTCTGAAGGTGCGGTAAAACCGCCAGTATTTCTGACGTCGACCTTCGTTTTTAATACGGCAGAAGAAGGCCGTGATTTTTTTGATTATGTTTCCGGCAGGCGTGAACCGCCCGAAGGTGAAGGCAACGGCCTGGTCTATTCCCGCTTTAACCATCCCAACAGCGAAATCGTTGAGGATCGCCTGGCAATTTATGAACGCACCGAAAGCGCCGCCCTTTTTTCCTCGGGGATGTCGGCGATCTCTACCACCCTGCTGGCCTTTGTCGAGCCAGGCGATGCTATTTTGCATTCGCAGCCGCTGTATGGCGGGACGGAAACGCTGCTGACCAAAACTTTTCGCAAGCTGGGCGTGGCGACGGTCGGTTTTGCCGACGGCGTCACCGAAGCGTCGGTGCAGGCTGCCGCCGCTGAGGCGATGCAACAAGGGCGCGTATCGGTCATTTTGATTGAATCCCCCGCGAATCCGACCAACAGCCTGGTGGATATTGCGCTGATTAAACGGGTTGCTGATGCCATTGAAAAACAGCAGCAGCACCGGCCAGTGATTGCCTGCGATAACACGCTGCTCGGGCCTGTTTTCCAGCGCCCGACTGAACATGGGGCTGATTTATCGCTCTACTCTCTGACCAAATATGTGGGCGGCCATTCCGATCTGATCGCTGGCGCGGTCATGGGAAATAAAACACTGATTAAACAGATTAAATCACTTCGCAGCGCTATTGGCACCCAGCTCGATCCGCACTCCTGCTGGATGATTGGCCGCTCGCTGGAAACGCTGTCGCTGCGGATGGAGAAAGCGAACGACAACGCTGCGGCCGTTGCCGAGTTTCTGCGGACTCACAGCAAAATCGAAAAGCTGCATTATCTGTCGTTCCTGGCAGCGGATTCAGCTGCGGCGCAAACGTTTAAAAATCAGTGCAGCGGCGCGGGGTCGACTTTCTCATTTGATGTGGTCGGCGGTCAGGAAGCTGCATTCAAGCTGTTGAATACGCTGCAACTCTTTAAACTGGCGGTGAGTCTTGGCGGTACGGAGTCGCTGGCCAGCCATCCAGCCAGCACCACGCACTCCGGCGTACCGGCCGACGTGCGTGCCCGGATCGGTATCAACGAAGCGACGGTTCGCGTCTCGATTGGTATTGAGAACAAAGACGATTTAATTGAGGATTTGCGGCTGGCGCTGGCAGAGGTGTAA
- the panD gene encoding aspartate 1-decarboxylase, whose product MNRTMLQGKLHRVKVTQADLNYEGSCAIDQDFLDASGILQYEAIDIYNVTNGQRFSTYAIAAERGSKIISVNGAAARCACEGDILIICSYVEMPDAEAREWQPKVAYFEGDNVMKRLAKAVPVQVA is encoded by the coding sequence ATGAACCGTACTATGTTGCAGGGTAAACTTCACCGGGTCAAAGTGACTCAGGCCGATCTTAATTATGAAGGGTCCTGCGCTATCGACCAGGACTTCCTCGACGCTTCTGGCATTTTGCAGTACGAAGCGATTGATATTTATAACGTGACCAACGGCCAGCGTTTTTCCACCTACGCGATTGCCGCCGAGCGCGGATCGAAGATCATTTCGGTTAACGGTGCCGCCGCGCGCTGTGCCTGCGAAGGCGATATTCTGATTATCTGTTCTTACGTAGAGATGCCGGATGCTGAAGCGCGGGAATGGCAGCCGAAAGTGGCCTATTTTGAAGGGGATAACGTAATGAAGCGTCTGGCAAAAGCGGTGCCGGTACAGGTTGCCTGA
- the folK gene encoding 2-amino-4-hydroxy-6-hydroxymethyldihydropteridine diphosphokinase, whose protein sequence is MTRVYLALGSNLADPLHQVQAALDALAALPDTRLVATSSLYRTPPYGPPDQPDYLNAAVALDTELAPEALLDLTQRIELEQGRVRKDERWGPRTLDLDIMLFGDLTLNTPRLIVPHYDMHNRAFMLVPLLEIVPDIVLPDGTRARDLLSGLDSSAILPW, encoded by the coding sequence ATGACCCGCGTTTATCTCGCTTTAGGCAGTAATCTTGCCGATCCATTGCATCAGGTGCAGGCTGCACTTGATGCATTGGCCGCCCTGCCCGACACGAGACTCGTCGCCACGTCCTCTTTATATCGCACGCCTCCTTACGGCCCGCCCGATCAGCCGGATTACCTTAACGCAGCCGTTGCGCTGGATACCGAACTGGCCCCGGAAGCGCTGCTTGATCTGACGCAGCGTATTGAGCTGGAACAGGGCCGCGTACGCAAAGATGAACGTTGGGGACCGCGCACGCTGGATCTGGATATCATGCTGTTTGGTGATTTGACGCTGAATACGCCGCGTCTGATCGTGCCGCATTATGATATGCACAACCGTGCTTTTATGCTGGTTCCGCTGCTGGAAATCGTGCCGGACATCGTGCTACCGGACGGGACTCGCGCCCGCGATCTACTCTCAGGCCTTGATTCGAGCGCCATCCTTCCCTGGTAG
- a CDS encoding ABC transporter ATP-binding protein — MTYALELEKLTKTYAGGVQALKGIDLSVEAGDFYALLGPNGAGKSTTIGIISSLVNKTAGKVRVFGYDLQQDVVNAKRQLGLVPQEFNFNQFETVLQIVVSQAGLYGVEKPEALKRAEKYLKQLDLWDKRNERARMLSGGMKRRLMIARALMHEPKLLILDEPTAGVDIELRRSMWTFLQDLNARGTTIILTTHYLEEAEMLCRNIGIIQHGKLVENTTMKGLLSKLKSETFILDLAPKSALPQLEGFQYRLVDTSTLEVEVLREQGLNSVFSQLSHQGVQVLSMRNKANRLEELFVDLVNGRKGGKA; from the coding sequence ATGACTTATGCACTGGAACTCGAAAAACTGACCAAAACCTATGCGGGTGGCGTTCAGGCTTTGAAGGGAATCGATCTCAGCGTGGAGGCCGGCGATTTTTACGCACTGCTTGGCCCTAACGGCGCGGGCAAATCCACCACCATCGGTATTATCAGCTCGCTGGTTAATAAAACGGCTGGCAAAGTGCGGGTGTTTGGCTATGACCTGCAACAGGATGTGGTCAATGCCAAGCGTCAGCTGGGTTTGGTGCCTCAGGAATTCAACTTCAATCAGTTTGAAACCGTCTTGCAGATTGTGGTCAGTCAGGCTGGCCTGTATGGCGTTGAGAAGCCTGAAGCGCTGAAACGAGCTGAAAAATACTTGAAGCAGCTGGACTTATGGGACAAACGCAACGAACGTGCGCGGATGCTATCTGGCGGGATGAAACGACGCCTGATGATTGCACGTGCGCTGATGCACGAGCCTAAGCTGCTGATTTTGGATGAACCCACCGCAGGCGTGGATATTGAGCTGCGTCGCTCAATGTGGACGTTTTTGCAGGATCTGAATGCCAGAGGCACCACCATCATTTTAACCACCCACTATCTGGAAGAAGCTGAGATGCTGTGCCGCAATATCGGCATTATTCAGCACGGTAAGCTGGTGGAAAACACCACCATGAAAGGGCTGCTGTCGAAACTGAAGTCCGAGACTTTTATTCTCGATCTGGCACCCAAAAGCGCGCTGCCGCAGCTGGAAGGTTTCCAGTATCGGCTGGTGGACACCTCAACGCTGGAAGTGGAGGTGCTGCGCGAGCAGGGGCTAAACAGCGTATTCAGCCAGCTCAGCCATCAGGGCGTGCAGGTATTGAGTATGCGTAACAAGGCGAACCGTCTTGAGGAGCTGTTTGTCGACCTGGTAAACGGTCGCAAAGGAGGAAAAGCATGA